The following proteins are co-located in the Pyrococcus abyssi GE5 genome:
- a CDS encoding carboxypeptidase M32: MEGQEVFKNETIKKILEKYRRIWALGHAQSVLGWDLEVNMPKEGILERSVAQGELSVLSQELLLKPYFVELVEKAKGIEDLNEYERGVVRVLDRQIRIMKSFPPEFLREVSETTSKATKAWEEAKAKDDFSKFEPWLDKIIELAKKAAEYLGYEEEPYDALLDLYEEGLRTRDVVKMFEVLEKKLRPLLDKILEEGKVPREHELEKEKYEREWMERVNLWVLEKFGYPLGTRARLDVSAHPFTTEFGIRDVRITTRYEGFDFRRTLLSTVHEFGHALYELQQDERFMFTPIAGGVSLGIHESQSRFWENIIGRSREFVELIYPVLKENLPFIDKYTQEDVYLYFNMVRPDFIRTEADVVTYNFHIILRFKLERLMVSEEVKAGDLPEMWNEEMERLLGIRPKSYKEGILQDIHWAHGSIGYFPTYSIGTILSAQLYYHIKRDIPDFEEKVAKGEFEPIKVWLREKIHRWGSIYPPKELLRRAIGEEMDAEYFIRWIEERYL, translated from the coding sequence ATGGAAGGGCAAGAAGTATTCAAGAACGAGACAATTAAGAAAATCTTAGAGAAGTATAGGAGAATTTGGGCTTTAGGACATGCTCAAAGCGTTCTTGGCTGGGATTTAGAGGTTAACATGCCAAAGGAGGGAATCCTTGAGAGATCAGTGGCCCAGGGAGAGCTATCGGTTCTATCCCAGGAACTTTTACTTAAGCCATATTTCGTTGAACTCGTTGAGAAGGCAAAGGGGATTGAAGATCTCAACGAATACGAGAGGGGAGTAGTTAGGGTTTTAGATAGGCAAATAAGGATAATGAAATCTTTTCCTCCAGAGTTCCTAAGGGAGGTCAGCGAAACAACTTCAAAGGCAACTAAAGCTTGGGAAGAGGCCAAAGCTAAGGACGACTTCTCAAAGTTCGAGCCTTGGTTAGACAAGATAATTGAGCTAGCAAAGAAAGCCGCTGAGTATCTAGGTTACGAGGAAGAACCCTACGATGCATTGCTAGACCTCTACGAGGAAGGACTAAGAACGAGGGATGTAGTTAAGATGTTCGAAGTTCTCGAGAAGAAGCTCAGGCCCTTACTCGATAAGATACTTGAGGAAGGGAAAGTTCCGAGGGAGCACGAGCTCGAGAAGGAGAAGTACGAGAGGGAATGGATGGAAAGAGTTAACTTATGGGTTCTCGAGAAATTTGGTTATCCATTGGGGACCAGGGCCAGGCTAGACGTTTCGGCCCATCCGTTCACGACTGAATTTGGAATAAGGGATGTTAGAATAACGACCAGATACGAGGGCTTCGACTTCAGGAGAACTTTACTAAGTACAGTTCATGAGTTTGGTCACGCCCTCTACGAACTTCAACAGGACGAACGCTTCATGTTCACTCCAATAGCAGGGGGAGTTAGCCTGGGAATCCACGAGAGCCAATCGAGGTTCTGGGAAAACATAATAGGGAGAAGCAGAGAGTTCGTTGAGCTAATTTATCCAGTCCTCAAGGAGAACTTGCCCTTCATTGATAAGTACACCCAGGAAGATGTCTACTTATACTTCAACATGGTTAGGCCAGACTTCATAAGGACTGAAGCCGATGTAGTAACATACAACTTCCACATAATCCTGAGGTTCAAGCTTGAAAGGTTAATGGTGAGCGAGGAGGTAAAAGCTGGAGACCTTCCAGAGATGTGGAACGAGGAGATGGAGAGGTTGCTAGGCATAAGACCGAAGAGCTACAAGGAGGGAATTCTCCAGGACATTCACTGGGCCCACGGAAGCATAGGATACTTCCCAACGTACAGCATAGGAACGATACTCTCAGCACAACTGTACTATCACATTAAGAGGGACATCCCAGACTTCGAGGAGAAGGTTGCCAAGGGCGAGTTTGAGCCGATAAAGGTTTGGCTTAGAGAAAAGATCCACAGGTGGGGAAGCATATATCCACCCAAGGAATTACTCAGGAGGGCCATAGGAGAGGAGATGGATGCTGAGTACTTTATTAGGTGGATCGAGGAGAGGTACCTTTGA
- a CDS encoding site-2 protease family protein — translation MQGRELEDLLVSFLVLLLLFSDFSPKLIPYVTPALFTAFVLHELAHRQVARYFGYYSYYKRWDLGIALALIFGMFTKLLTGSTWVFAAVGSVYIYAPYQYWVDKRSEGIIALSGPITNIIVAILGYVLIKVISLGSWFWILYYMTKVNAWLAFFNLLPFPPLDGFKVFRWNVSYWAIVFGVSFMLYYL, via the coding sequence ATGCAAGGCAGAGAACTAGAAGACCTACTAGTGTCCTTCTTAGTCCTACTCCTATTGTTCTCGGATTTTAGCCCAAAGTTAATTCCCTATGTCACTCCAGCCCTCTTCACGGCCTTTGTACTTCATGAGCTTGCCCATAGGCAAGTGGCTAGATACTTTGGGTACTATTCATATTACAAGAGATGGGACCTTGGGATTGCGTTGGCTTTGATATTCGGCATGTTTACAAAGCTCTTAACTGGCTCAACCTGGGTCTTTGCGGCCGTTGGTTCGGTTTATATTTATGCACCATATCAGTATTGGGTTGATAAGAGAAGCGAGGGGATAATAGCGCTTTCTGGTCCAATAACGAACATAATCGTTGCTATCCTAGGGTATGTCCTCATTAAGGTGATAAGTTTAGGTTCCTGGTTCTGGATTTTGTATTACATGACAAAGGTCAACGCATGGTTAGCGTTCTTCAACCTTCTTCCTTTCCCTCCGCTGGATGGATTCAAGGTGTTTAGGTGGAATGTAAGCTACTGGGCCATAGTATTTGGGGTTTCCTTCATGCTCTATTACCTGTGA
- a CDS encoding transcription elongation factor NusA — MDDVYRRLKEMLRVEIIDLEFQEDKIIVYVPKDQVRLAVGYGGAVVKSAELVLGKKIEIRGR; from the coding sequence ATGGATGACGTGTATAGAAGGCTAAAGGAGATGCTGAGGGTAGAGATAATAGATTTGGAGTTCCAGGAGGATAAGATAATAGTATACGTCCCAAAGGATCAGGTTAGGCTAGCCGTTGGCTACGGGGGTGCCGTAGTCAAGTCCGCCGAGCTTGTGCTTGGGAAGAAGATAGAGATCCGAGGTAGATAG
- a CDS encoding nicotinamide-nucleotide adenylyltransferase — protein sequence MIRGLFVGRFQPVHKGHIKALEFVFSQVDEVIIGIGSAQASHTLKNPFTTGERMEMLIRAIEEAGFKKRYYLVPLPDINFNAIWVPYVESMVPKFHVVFTGNSLVAQLFRERGYKVVVQPMFRKDILSATEIRRRMIAGEPWEDLVPKSVVEYIKEIKGVERLRNLATNLESSEKELQAPIRIPEF from the coding sequence ATGATTAGGGGTCTCTTCGTCGGAAGGTTCCAGCCCGTTCACAAGGGCCATATAAAAGCTTTAGAGTTCGTTTTCTCCCAGGTAGATGAGGTAATAATAGGAATAGGCAGCGCTCAAGCAAGTCATACGCTTAAGAATCCGTTCACCACTGGGGAGAGAATGGAAATGCTGATAAGGGCCATCGAGGAAGCCGGCTTTAAGAAAAGATATTACCTCGTTCCACTTCCAGACATAAATTTCAACGCAATCTGGGTTCCCTACGTTGAGAGCATGGTCCCCAAGTTTCACGTTGTATTCACTGGTAACTCCCTCGTGGCCCAGCTCTTCAGGGAGAGGGGTTATAAGGTTGTAGTTCAACCGATGTTCAGGAAGGATATACTTTCCGCGACTGAGATAAGGAGGAGAATGATAGCGGGGGAGCCCTGGGAAGATCTAGTGCCTAAAAGTGTTGTGGAGTACATAAAGGAGATAAAGGGCGTTGAGAGGTTAAGGAACTTGGCAACCAACCTAGAATCATCTGAAAAGGAATTGCAGGCTCCAATAAGGATTCCAGAGTTTTAG
- a CDS encoding SAM hydrolase/SAM-dependent halogenase family protein: MITLITDFGLRGPYVGEMKVAMLKVNPDAKIVDVTHSVTRHSIIEGSFVMEQVVKYSPEGTVHVGVIDPGVGTERRAIVVEGEQYLVVPDNGLATLPLKHIKPKKAYEIIPQEIKKFTGWRISSTFHGRDLFGPAAALIDKGVSPEEFGREIPLDSLVKLNLESRKVNDVWILKVIYVDDFGNVILNLEGYERPKFVELLDFNLKLPYLDTYGLVGEGEMLALPGSHDYLEIAVNRGSAAERLGVKVGDELRVRLL, translated from the coding sequence ATGATAACGCTGATCACGGACTTTGGATTGAGGGGTCCCTACGTTGGGGAGATGAAGGTGGCAATGCTAAAGGTTAATCCAGATGCCAAGATAGTTGACGTGACTCATTCAGTAACTAGGCACTCCATAATCGAGGGCTCCTTCGTCATGGAACAGGTAGTTAAGTACTCCCCTGAGGGTACGGTTCACGTTGGTGTTATAGATCCTGGGGTTGGGACGGAGAGGAGAGCTATAGTTGTAGAGGGAGAACAATACTTAGTTGTTCCGGACAATGGGCTGGCAACGTTGCCTCTAAAGCACATAAAGCCAAAGAAAGCCTACGAGATAATTCCTCAGGAGATTAAGAAGTTTACTGGGTGGAGGATAAGTTCAACTTTCCACGGGAGGGACTTGTTTGGACCGGCCGCAGCTTTAATAGATAAAGGTGTTTCGCCCGAGGAGTTTGGAAGGGAAATTCCTTTGGACAGCTTAGTTAAGCTCAACCTTGAGTCCAGGAAAGTCAACGATGTGTGGATATTGAAAGTAATCTACGTAGATGACTTCGGTAACGTCATACTCAACCTTGAAGGCTATGAAAGGCCGAAATTCGTTGAGTTACTCGACTTTAACCTAAAACTACCATACTTAGACACCTATGGATTAGTGGGGGAAGGCGAAATGCTGGCACTCCCTGGGAGTCATGACTACCTTGAGATAGCCGTTAATAGGGGATCCGCCGCTGAAAGGCTGGGTGTTAAGGTTGGAGATGAACTCAGGGTGAGGTTGCTATGA
- a CDS encoding transglutaminase domain-containing protein: MKYLKIIVVILATLMLGCLIKPPANVKFDVDKTTIPPGGIFHVIATINNTGKVGITNVKLNVEGGEFLIIQNPKIENPIKVGESEKLIWTIKGPKTPGTYQFKAYLDIVDELKRVWRGITFEVQIKVTPGIREVSGVSASIKAPSEIQGGRNFNITIELLNNYSVPIRINSVDLTSGALSIVKKYIPDRIDGKSKGDIIVTLRAPPAYRVQRIYVIVEYSGPGISGRVIKEREITIVWKPWDFSLDSIERIYGNLTEWIEYNKIVDGYWEWVFNSDSEIKNRTLFRRDVAQIISISNSDLEAAKGVYNYIITNYVLEKRKTGTLDPQEIRKRSSVTPIEADILMVAYLRSLNIPARIVSIYSPPDCTHYPFVEAYLSGKWYVIDFSHMFFGTREEFIASRWYPRIYQQVTVFKSSLVALKPSLSGHDHEDISQEYINITEASLLDALSKKLDAETFLKVKTLIDGIDSKEEKIFAMFLFSSGDPREVRMLIDKAKMSSLRNTIDAFYEFYRDVPWEDDFRIYWEKLLSLYKG; the protein is encoded by the coding sequence ATGAAATATTTAAAGATCATAGTGGTAATACTCGCAACACTCATGTTAGGATGTTTGATAAAGCCCCCAGCTAATGTTAAATTCGATGTAGATAAAACCACAATTCCCCCCGGCGGGATATTTCACGTTATAGCCACTATTAATAATACTGGAAAGGTTGGAATAACCAACGTTAAGCTGAATGTTGAGGGTGGCGAGTTTCTGATAATCCAGAACCCAAAGATTGAGAATCCAATCAAGGTTGGCGAGTCCGAGAAGCTGATATGGACGATTAAAGGGCCAAAAACACCAGGAACATATCAATTCAAGGCTTATCTAGATATAGTGGATGAGCTCAAGAGGGTTTGGAGGGGAATAACGTTCGAAGTTCAGATCAAGGTAACCCCAGGGATTAGGGAGGTTAGCGGGGTATCGGCAAGTATTAAGGCACCTTCCGAAATTCAAGGAGGAAGGAATTTCAATATAACCATCGAACTCCTGAACAATTACAGCGTGCCTATAAGGATAAACAGTGTGGACTTAACTAGCGGAGCCCTAAGCATCGTTAAAAAGTACATTCCAGATAGAATAGATGGAAAATCGAAGGGGGACATAATAGTTACCTTGAGGGCACCTCCCGCGTACAGGGTTCAAAGGATCTACGTGATAGTAGAGTACTCAGGCCCAGGAATAAGTGGTAGGGTAATAAAAGAAAGGGAGATAACTATAGTCTGGAAACCTTGGGACTTTTCTCTAGATTCTATAGAGAGAATCTATGGGAACTTAACTGAATGGATTGAGTACAATAAGATCGTAGATGGATATTGGGAGTGGGTCTTTAATTCCGACTCTGAGATTAAGAATAGAACGCTGTTCAGAAGGGATGTAGCCCAGATAATATCAATCTCGAACTCAGATCTAGAAGCCGCTAAGGGCGTGTACAATTACATAATCACGAACTACGTCCTAGAAAAGAGGAAAACAGGTACACTGGATCCACAGGAGATAAGGAAGAGATCCTCAGTAACACCGATAGAGGCAGATATCCTAATGGTCGCGTACTTGAGATCGCTAAACATACCAGCTAGGATCGTTAGCATCTATTCCCCACCCGACTGCACGCACTACCCCTTCGTTGAAGCTTACCTATCAGGAAAATGGTACGTAATTGACTTTAGCCACATGTTCTTCGGCACGAGAGAAGAGTTCATAGCCAGCAGATGGTATCCCAGGATATACCAGCAGGTTACCGTATTTAAGAGCTCACTAGTTGCCTTAAAGCCAAGCTTGAGTGGTCACGATCATGAGGATATAAGCCAAGAGTACATAAACATAACCGAGGCGAGCCTGCTAGATGCCCTTTCAAAGAAGCTCGACGCCGAAACGTTCCTAAAGGTTAAGACCCTAATAGATGGAATCGACTCTAAGGAAGAGAAGATATTCGCAATGTTCCTCTTCTCGTCTGGAGATCCTAGGGAAGTTAGAATGTTAATAGACAAGGCCAAAATGTCATCGTTGAGGAATACCATCGATGCGTTCTATGAGTTCTATCGGGACGTGCCTTGGGAAGATGACTTTAGGATTTATTGGGAGAAGCTACTAAGCCTCTATAAGGGGTGA
- a CDS encoding tRNA (cytidine(56)-2'-O)-methyltransferase produces the protein MIVVLRLGHRPERDKRVTTHVALTARAFGADGIIIVSEEVDLKVKESVEDVVERWGGPFFVKFEKSWRKVMKEFDGVKVHLTMYGIHIDDIIDELREKLREGRDFMVIVGAEKVPREVYELADYNVAIGNQPHSEVAALAVFLDRLLEGKGLRKEFKGAKLKIIPQARGKMVVEVQKDAKQAEASGEGASRKNGQLPS, from the coding sequence ATGATAGTCGTCCTTAGACTAGGTCACAGACCTGAGAGGGACAAGAGAGTTACAACCCATGTAGCCTTAACGGCCAGGGCCTTCGGGGCGGATGGAATAATTATAGTCTCGGAAGAAGTCGACCTAAAAGTCAAGGAAAGTGTTGAAGATGTGGTAGAAAGGTGGGGAGGGCCGTTCTTCGTTAAATTTGAGAAGAGCTGGAGAAAGGTCATGAAAGAATTCGATGGAGTTAAGGTTCACCTAACCATGTATGGGATTCATATCGATGATATAATAGATGAGCTAAGGGAAAAGCTCAGGGAAGGTCGAGATTTCATGGTGATAGTTGGAGCGGAAAAAGTTCCTCGAGAAGTTTACGAGTTGGCCGATTATAATGTTGCAATCGGAAACCAGCCCCACAGCGAAGTTGCGGCCTTAGCAGTATTCCTCGACAGATTGCTCGAGGGAAAGGGTCTTAGAAAAGAGTTTAAAGGGGCCAAGCTCAAGATAATCCCACAGGCCAGGGGAAAGATGGTTGTGGAGGTTCAGAAAGATGCTAAGCAAGCTGAGGCCAGCGGTGAAGGAGCCTCTAGAAAGAACGGCCAGTTACCTAGCTAA
- the pgsA gene encoding archaetidylinositol phosphate synthase — protein MLSKLRPAVKEPLERTASYLAKIGLTPNQVTLLGFLLTLIASYEFYLGNQIVAGTIMAIGSLLDALDGALARATGKVSRFGGFLDSTLDRLSDGALLVGIALGNLIDWRVAFLALIGSYMVSYARCRAELAGSGTLAVGIAERGERLIIIMIFSLINRVWIGVYLVAVLSWVTFIQRVYEARKRLQ, from the coding sequence ATGCTAAGCAAGCTGAGGCCAGCGGTGAAGGAGCCTCTAGAAAGAACGGCCAGTTACCTAGCTAAAATAGGCCTAACGCCGAATCAAGTCACCCTTCTCGGCTTTCTCTTGACGCTTATAGCATCTTACGAGTTTTATCTTGGTAATCAAATCGTTGCAGGTACAATAATGGCCATCGGCTCCCTATTGGATGCCTTAGATGGAGCGTTAGCTAGGGCCACCGGAAAGGTGTCAAGGTTCGGTGGATTCCTAGATTCTACATTGGATAGGCTGAGCGATGGAGCGCTTTTAGTTGGAATAGCCCTAGGTAACTTAATCGACTGGAGGGTAGCATTTTTAGCATTGATTGGCTCGTACATGGTGAGCTATGCTAGGTGTAGAGCGGAGCTCGCGGGTTCGGGAACGCTAGCTGTTGGAATTGCCGAAAGGGGAGAGAGGCTCATAATAATAATGATCTTCTCGCTCATTAATAGGGTTTGGATCGGGGTTTATTTAGTTGCGGTGCTCTCCTGGGTTACCTTCATTCAAAGGGTTTATGAGGCGAGGAAAAGACTCCAATGA
- a CDS encoding TIGR02253 family HAD-type hydrolase: MIRAVFFDFVGTLLSSEGEAVTHLKIMEEVLKGYNLDPRKILEEYEKLTREAFSAYAGKPYRPIRDIEEEIMRKISEEYGFKYPENFWEIHLKMHQEYGKLYPEVVEVLKELRQSYHVGMITDSDTEYLNAHLEALGVRDLFDSITTSEEAGFFKPHPRIFEIALRKAGVKGEDAVYVGDNPVKDCGGAKNLGMISILLDRTGEKKDLWDRCDFVVSDLREVIKIVKGQ, encoded by the coding sequence ATGATAAGGGCGGTATTCTTCGACTTCGTTGGAACTCTTCTCAGCTCTGAGGGAGAAGCAGTAACCCACCTGAAGATAATGGAGGAGGTTTTGAAGGGCTACAACTTGGATCCCAGGAAAATCCTTGAAGAGTACGAAAAGCTTACCAGAGAAGCCTTCTCGGCGTACGCTGGTAAGCCTTATAGGCCAATAAGGGACATAGAGGAGGAAATCATGAGGAAGATTTCTGAGGAGTATGGGTTTAAATACCCGGAGAACTTCTGGGAGATCCACCTCAAGATGCACCAGGAATACGGCAAGCTCTATCCGGAAGTCGTTGAGGTTCTCAAGGAGCTTAGGCAGAGTTATCACGTTGGAATGATAACGGATTCTGATACCGAGTACTTAAATGCCCACTTGGAGGCCCTTGGTGTCAGAGATCTCTTTGACTCGATAACGACGAGCGAGGAAGCTGGTTTCTTTAAGCCTCACCCCAGGATATTCGAGATAGCATTGAGGAAGGCTGGAGTCAAGGGAGAGGATGCAGTTTACGTTGGCGACAATCCGGTTAAGGACTGCGGTGGTGCTAAGAACCTTGGAATGATCTCGATACTCCTCGATAGAACGGGAGAGAAGAAGGATCTATGGGACAGGTGCGACTTCGTGGTTAGCGACTTAAGGGAGGTAATAAAAATAGTAAAAGGTCAGTAA